In one window of Vibrio sp. JC009 DNA:
- a CDS encoding methyl-accepting chemotaxis protein: MKAISFKAKLLTLLISVISITIVTAYLSANYFISNYIKESDSSNINRQIVIAKESLAANIVSQIRVAQATKFNITETKEIITKTGFHDIIKVTYGLAMTKNGMIDDEAEAKPYVDAVAKANGQLVISDVYFEQDRPLISIVVSEDQSSGNIFYMDLSPAQRLLQDATAEGSYLELIDANQTVIFSNKQEGDLTLISQQFDVYGKTWTLNGYIDKANIQKNTDTLNGAITIALLISAAIIIPISIALLTLAFRPIISLRDVISDLANGSGDLTHRLKVESQDDLGKIADGVNRFIENLQKMMLEVSSSNHQISDEISQLESQADTTQELLNAHSSEMEMAVTSINEMSSTADAVAESAATTAKQTQSASAEADQSKAIVRQAVDNVTALVEEVEHTSLSIIQMSKDTEQIGDTLNVIGDIADQTNLLALNAAIEAARAGEQGRGFAVVADEVRALAERTRQSTEEINEMLSKLKSGSTAVVSSMESTKSSCQQTAESTSQVMNSLDLMTGSVAEINDLAAQIATSAEEQSSVTEEINRNMTAIQEMIQTLNANGSATVESTHQLTETNEQLVRIVGQFKLK; this comes from the coding sequence ATGAAAGCTATATCTTTTAAAGCTAAGCTGCTTACCCTATTGATATCTGTTATATCAATAACCATTGTTACGGCCTATCTGAGTGCCAACTACTTTATAAGCAATTACATCAAAGAGAGCGATTCAAGCAACATTAACCGCCAGATTGTGATCGCCAAAGAGAGCCTGGCTGCGAATATTGTCAGCCAGATAAGAGTTGCTCAGGCCACCAAGTTTAATATCACTGAAACCAAAGAGATCATCACCAAGACAGGTTTCCACGACATCATCAAGGTCACCTACGGTCTGGCGATGACTAAAAACGGAATGATTGATGATGAAGCAGAGGCCAAGCCATATGTCGACGCGGTAGCAAAGGCGAACGGGCAACTGGTGATCAGCGATGTCTACTTTGAGCAGGACAGGCCTCTGATCTCAATCGTAGTGTCTGAAGATCAGAGCTCAGGTAATATTTTCTATATGGATTTAAGCCCGGCACAACGCCTGCTGCAAGATGCGACGGCTGAAGGCTCCTATCTTGAGCTGATTGATGCCAATCAGACGGTTATCTTTTCCAACAAGCAGGAAGGTGATTTAACCCTTATCAGTCAGCAGTTTGATGTTTACGGTAAAACCTGGACGCTGAACGGCTATATCGACAAAGCCAATATTCAGAAAAATACCGATACGCTAAATGGCGCCATCACTATTGCGCTGCTTATCTCTGCCGCCATTATTATTCCGATTTCTATTGCGCTGCTGACTCTGGCTTTCCGCCCTATCATCAGTCTGCGTGATGTGATCAGCGATCTGGCAAACGGCAGTGGCGACCTTACTCATCGCCTGAAAGTAGAGTCTCAGGATGACCTTGGCAAAATCGCCGACGGTGTTAACCGCTTTATTGAAAACCTGCAGAAGATGATGCTGGAAGTCTCTTCTTCAAATCATCAAATCAGCGATGAAATTTCACAGCTGGAATCTCAGGCAGATACCACTCAGGAGCTGCTCAATGCGCACAGTTCTGAGATGGAGATGGCCGTCACTTCCATTAATGAAATGAGTTCAACAGCGGATGCGGTGGCAGAAAGCGCTGCGACAACGGCAAAACAGACACAGAGTGCAAGTGCTGAAGCGGACCAGAGCAAGGCAATTGTTCGTCAGGCGGTTGACAATGTTACCGCTCTGGTTGAAGAGGTAGAGCACACCTCTCTGTCGATTATTCAGATGAGCAAAGACACGGAGCAGATTGGCGATACCCTGAATGTTATTGGCGATATTGCCGACCAGACCAACCTTCTGGCACTGAATGCCGCTATTGAAGCCGCGCGAGCGGGTGAACAGGGCCGTGGTTTTGCCGTGGTGGCCGATGAGGTAAGAGCCCTTGCTGAGCGTACCCGTCAGAGCACCGAAGAGATCAATGAGATGTTGTCTAAGCTGAAGTCCGGCAGCACCGCGGTGGTCTCCAGCATGGAAAGCACCAAATCAAGCTGCCAGCAGACAGCAGAGAGCACTTCGCAGGTAATGAACTCTCTGGATCTGATGACAGGCTCAGTGGCAGAAATCAACGACCTTGCGGCGCAAATCGCCACCTCAGCAGAAGAGCAGAGCTCAGTAACCGAGGAGATTAACCGCAATATGACGGCGATTCAGGAGATGATTCAGACACTGAATGCCAACGGCAGCGCGACTGTGGAAAGTACGCATCAGTTGACTGAGACTAATGAGCAGTTGGTGCGGATTGTGGGGCAGTTTAAGTTGAAATAA
- a CDS encoding GGDEF domain-containing protein, with the protein MSGWLLLIVFLSIALLYIVFKWGTIYGLNSVNLPMFVTDKQGKISFANKAARARYAGLHNISNLPDTCVTSSSDSLLAILFGPKCRLVTLDAIRELPDDFAPDPLNTNLIHTVIQDIPDAIGMMDHNFRYLACNPAFVKPLGIKDPGDLLGKTLKEVAPREIYLKFNVSDRNVLNTGKPFLIVDESRDDKGLPVYIDARKFRYIHPETQKPGVFIIARDVTKAEITRRELNEARDNFKKLSMIDSLTQVGNRRLFNESLSAEWRNHIRNNMPFSLIMCDIDEFKKLNDSRGHIYGDEVLVAVASALKKALKRPMDNVYRYGGEEFAFILCDTDSSGAGTVANRIHYEIEALKIANPHSVVKEFLTVSLGVYTCYPEAKDESLEALMLVDQALYRAKHEGRNKTVQAGQWYEKSGGKITV; encoded by the coding sequence ATGTCAGGCTGGTTACTGTTAATTGTCTTTTTGTCGATTGCCTTGCTGTATATTGTCTTTAAGTGGGGAACCATTTACGGGCTAAACAGCGTCAATCTTCCCATGTTTGTTACCGACAAACAGGGAAAAATATCGTTTGCCAATAAAGCGGCCAGAGCGAGGTATGCTGGTTTGCATAATATCAGCAATCTTCCCGATACCTGCGTGACTTCTTCTTCAGACAGTCTGCTGGCGATACTCTTTGGCCCGAAATGCCGCCTTGTGACCCTTGATGCCATCCGGGAGCTGCCAGACGACTTTGCTCCGGACCCGCTAAATACCAACCTTATCCATACCGTGATTCAGGATATCCCGGATGCTATCGGTATGATGGACCATAATTTCAGATATCTCGCCTGTAACCCGGCTTTTGTAAAACCACTGGGGATTAAAGACCCGGGTGATTTGCTTGGCAAAACACTAAAAGAAGTGGCTCCGCGAGAGATTTACCTGAAATTTAATGTATCCGACCGCAATGTACTGAATACAGGCAAACCTTTTTTGATTGTTGACGAGAGCAGGGATGACAAAGGCTTGCCTGTTTATATCGATGCAAGAAAATTCAGATATATCCACCCGGAGACGCAAAAGCCGGGCGTTTTTATTATCGCCAGAGATGTCACCAAAGCTGAGATAACCAGGCGGGAGCTGAACGAGGCCAGAGATAACTTCAAAAAGCTGAGTATGATAGACAGCCTGACTCAGGTTGGTAACCGCAGGCTGTTTAACGAAAGCCTGTCCGCTGAGTGGCGCAATCATATCCGCAACAATATGCCGTTTTCGCTGATCATGTGTGATATCGACGAGTTTAAAAAGCTGAATGACAGCCGCGGCCATATTTATGGTGATGAAGTGCTGGTGGCGGTGGCTTCTGCGCTGAAAAAGGCGTTAAAGCGTCCGATGGACAATGTTTACCGTTATGGGGGAGAGGAGTTCGCCTTTATCCTGTGCGATACCGATTCCTCCGGCGCAGGCACGGTAGCCAACCGTATTCACTATGAGATTGAAGCTTTGAAAATCGCCAATCCGCACTCGGTTGTGAAAGAGTTCCTTACTGTGAGTCTTGGTGTGTATACCTGTTATCCGGAAGCCAAAGATGAGAGCCTGGAAGCGCTGATGCTGGTTGACCAGGCCCTGTACCGCGCCAAACACGAAGGGCGGAACAAGACGGTTCAGGCCGGGCAGTGGTATGAAAAGTCGGGCGGGAAGATTACTGTTTAG
- a CDS encoding oligogalacturonate-specific porin KdgM family protein, whose translation MKRIIPLSALSLAFASTAFAGSSYVTGNVQFHSDAQPDATSTLEAGHTFDSGTTILTEFDGIGLGGYDNESYEHGKGVTPWVTLGVEQAFNITDNFWAAVGYHHLVNNGETVQYRPLFKIGYNFDNGLSLSNRTRYHAQEDDRLSDETRFDNRIGYVVNEKLALSYNNVYVIRDEGDDTMDHELRATWTRAGVQPYFEYRNQGNGSDNTNNAFVFGASYGF comes from the coding sequence ATGAAAAGAATTATTCCCCTAAGCGCACTTTCTTTGGCTTTCGCATCCACCGCATTTGCAGGCTCTTCTTATGTGACCGGTAATGTGCAGTTTCATTCGGATGCGCAGCCGGATGCGACATCCACACTGGAAGCAGGCCATACTTTTGATTCTGGCACTACTATTCTTACGGAGTTTGATGGTATTGGTTTAGGCGGCTATGACAATGAAAGCTATGAACATGGGAAAGGGGTTACGCCATGGGTAACGCTTGGTGTTGAACAGGCTTTCAATATTACCGATAACTTCTGGGCAGCAGTTGGTTACCACCATTTAGTCAACAACGGTGAAACAGTACAGTACCGTCCGCTATTTAAAATCGGCTATAACTTCGATAACGGCCTGTCTCTGAGCAACCGTACCCGCTACCATGCTCAGGAAGATGACAGACTAAGTGACGAAACCCGCTTTGATAACCGTATTGGTTACGTTGTAAATGAAAAACTGGCACTAAGCTACAACAACGTTTACGTTATCCGCGACGAAGGTGACGACACCATGGACCACGAGCTACGCGCCACCTGGACCCGCGCAGGCGTACAGCCATACTTCGAGTACCGCAACCAGGGTAATGGTTCAGACAACACCAATAACGCCTTTGTATTTGGTGCTTCTTACGGGTTCTAA
- a CDS encoding EAL domain-containing protein — protein sequence MYIFGLILYLGIPAFVYFFPAANALVSQCLTLSPEITVLITLTYFYPLSVFAYNFIRKYKDASHLAHFRSQVTLASSLAVSFGLIGTFIGLSEMIAGIAAGMGADGDFSEKMEALLSSIGTALDSMSFAFLTSILGVSASVSILLASNYLNGFFEKEHVQGADDESGPGAGNSIDGISEEQQQVINENFRKVQQSIDDTINLINSKDKVWTDLFTLLENNSGSTVVQAFSDSLAENNRLAVQQSEQVNQIYTEQTNMYQKMETSLNDYSHYMQQQTHSMVNAITNMASEIDRMGYLIEQSSNRTNENIIQNGQVFERVNSAFTEALSNTNVQLQGVAEILHDIRVATALPLEESLNVAIRENAFHLVFQPQFNEDQTVIGAESYIRWIEPVRGLIPNGKLFDIAKKEGVSVQLELWVMRNTIQQVSQWQQQGMWDQDWTVSINATSELLLAANFITEVEKTVKQYDVMPGSIAFEVTEDVLMQHNEQAKDKIRQLHNMGMKLFIDNFGTGYTNIGHLSEFNPDRLKIARTIVNNLTDATQSGVAVVRSVMSLAQQLNITVSADGVETEEQFELLKGEGLNLFQGWYFEKPLEVDAFEQKLNSSTLLEDASAEGAQQIEDAEIVEKPEE from the coding sequence ATGTATATCTTTGGCTTAATCCTTTATTTAGGCATACCCGCGTTTGTTTACTTCTTTCCGGCAGCGAACGCACTGGTCTCTCAGTGCCTTACGCTTTCTCCTGAAATTACGGTACTGATCACGCTGACCTACTTTTATCCGCTTTCTGTTTTTGCGTATAACTTTATTCGTAAGTATAAGGATGCAAGTCATCTCGCTCACTTCAGAAGTCAGGTGACACTGGCCTCATCACTGGCGGTCTCTTTCGGTCTTATCGGTACCTTTATCGGTCTGTCAGAAATGATCGCCGGTATTGCAGCTGGTATGGGCGCAGACGGTGACTTCTCGGAAAAAATGGAAGCGCTGCTGAGCTCCATCGGTACGGCTCTGGACTCCATGTCCTTTGCCTTCCTGACCTCTATTCTCGGTGTAAGTGCCTCGGTAAGTATTCTGCTTGCTTCTAACTATCTGAACGGATTTTTTGAAAAAGAGCACGTTCAGGGTGCGGATGATGAATCAGGTCCGGGAGCCGGCAATTCCATCGACGGTATTTCAGAAGAGCAGCAGCAGGTTATCAATGAGAACTTCAGAAAAGTTCAGCAATCCATTGACGACACCATAAACCTGATCAACAGCAAGGACAAGGTCTGGACAGATCTCTTTACTCTGCTGGAAAACAACTCAGGCTCAACTGTGGTGCAGGCATTCAGCGACAGCCTGGCTGAAAATAACCGCCTTGCGGTGCAGCAGTCAGAGCAGGTTAATCAGATTTATACTGAGCAGACCAATATGTATCAGAAGATGGAAACTTCTCTGAACGATTACTCGCACTATATGCAGCAGCAGACGCACTCTATGGTGAACGCCATTACTAATATGGCGTCAGAGATCGACAGAATGGGCTACCTGATTGAGCAGTCTTCTAACCGCACCAATGAGAACATTATCCAGAATGGGCAGGTGTTTGAGCGCGTTAACTCAGCGTTTACTGAAGCTCTGAGCAATACCAATGTTCAGCTGCAGGGCGTTGCTGAAATTTTGCATGATATCCGCGTGGCAACGGCGCTGCCTCTGGAAGAGTCTTTAAATGTGGCTATTCGTGAGAACGCCTTCCATCTGGTATTCCAGCCTCAGTTTAATGAAGACCAGACCGTTATCGGTGCCGAATCTTATATCCGCTGGATTGAGCCGGTTCGTGGCCTGATTCCAAACGGTAAGCTGTTTGATATCGCCAAGAAAGAGGGCGTCTCTGTTCAGCTTGAGCTCTGGGTGATGCGCAATACCATCCAACAGGTTTCCCAATGGCAGCAGCAGGGCATGTGGGATCAGGACTGGACCGTTTCCATTAACGCCACCAGCGAACTGCTTCTGGCTGCTAACTTTATCACTGAAGTTGAGAAAACCGTTAAGCAGTACGATGTTATGCCTGGCTCTATCGCCTTTGAGGTAACCGAAGATGTGCTGATGCAGCATAACGAACAGGCCAAGGATAAGATCCGTCAGCTGCACAATATGGGCATGAAGCTGTTTATCGATAACTTCGGTACCGGCTACACCAACATTGGTCACCTGAGTGAGTTCAACCCTGACCGTCTGAAGATCGCCCGTACCATTGTTAATAATCTGACCGATGCCACTCAGTCCGGCGTTGCGGTTGTGCGCTCGGTAATGTCACTGGCTCAGCAGCTGAATATTACCGTTTCTGCTGACGGCGTTGAAACCGAAGAGCAGTTCGAACTGCTGAAAGGCGAAGGCCTGAATCTGTTCCAGGGCTGGTACTTTGAGAAACCGCTGGAAGTGGATGCCTTTGAACAGAAGCTGAACAGCAGTACGCTTTTAGAAGATGCAAGTGCTGAAGGTGCTCAGCAGATCGAAGACGCTGAAATTGTGGAAAAACCTGAAGAGTAA
- a CDS encoding HlyD family efflux transporter periplasmic adaptor subunit, producing the protein MNLRKHRNKLILAALAIVAVVYILLYKEVEVVAPGTGLTGIKQSNVSVKAPTSSYIVELMVAQGQEVTEGQPLLKYRNLEDEYRLKQTSEELEQNEKLLNVYHNERCFLTGPQFASVTREKLDHGCEGTALLASAGGLYILSFYEDYLQEQHYILNVEQERQRKERELLNKEEILTKKKNALRRGKGATVSFYDVDTELSNVKTEVINHQISSIDATKKLNDKLMVFQMRRSERLLSLEEQIDKIQPLITQQKYTKRLLEEKKLKSVIRSPIDGSILELTEGLSTGTFIQEAAPLFVLKKKGASQQVEAKFDSRYRHFLSIGRKVRLKINSPGFNEIFNGTIIELSSDSISYEDQSHAGQRYYRVTIQPDDEFLDLSLDLGMDVQVFVVNDKVSVLGFILSVLPDEIKFEVW; encoded by the coding sequence ATGAACCTACGCAAACACCGAAATAAACTGATATTAGCGGCACTGGCCATTGTGGCGGTCGTTTATATTCTGCTTTATAAGGAAGTGGAGGTGGTTGCGCCGGGCACCGGTCTTACCGGTATTAAGCAGAGTAACGTCTCGGTTAAAGCGCCAACCAGCAGTTATATTGTGGAGCTGATGGTGGCTCAGGGGCAGGAAGTGACGGAAGGGCAGCCGCTGTTAAAGTACCGCAATTTGGAAGATGAATACCGTCTGAAGCAGACCAGTGAAGAGCTGGAGCAGAATGAAAAGCTGCTCAATGTGTATCACAACGAGCGCTGTTTCTTAACCGGGCCACAGTTTGCTTCGGTGACCAGAGAGAAACTGGATCATGGCTGTGAAGGCACAGCGCTTTTAGCCAGCGCGGGTGGCCTGTATATCCTGAGTTTTTACGAAGACTATCTGCAAGAGCAGCACTACATCCTCAATGTTGAGCAGGAAAGGCAGCGAAAAGAGCGCGAACTGCTGAACAAAGAAGAAATCCTGACTAAAAAGAAAAACGCGTTGCGCCGTGGTAAAGGGGCAACCGTCAGTTTTTACGATGTAGACACTGAGCTCTCCAACGTTAAGACGGAAGTGATTAACCACCAGATCTCTTCCATCGATGCCACCAAAAAGCTTAATGACAAACTGATGGTATTCCAGATGCGCCGTTCAGAGCGCCTGTTGTCGCTTGAAGAGCAGATAGACAAAATTCAGCCCCTTATTACCCAGCAGAAATACACCAAAAGACTGCTGGAAGAGAAGAAGCTTAAATCGGTTATCCGTTCTCCTATTGACGGCAGCATTCTGGAGCTGACCGAAGGGCTCTCCACCGGCACCTTTATTCAGGAAGCTGCGCCTCTGTTTGTTCTGAAAAAGAAAGGGGCATCGCAGCAGGTTGAAGCTAAGTTTGATTCCCGCTACCGCCATTTCTTAAGTATTGGACGAAAAGTGCGGTTGAAGATTAATTCGCCGGGATTTAATGAAATCTTCAACGGCACCATTATAGAATTGAGTTCTGACTCTATTAGTTATGAAGATCAAAGCCACGCAGGGCAACGTTATTACCGGGTGACCATTCAGCCCGATGATGAGTTCCTGGATTTGTCTCTTGATCTTGGTATGGATGTTCAGGTTTTTGTTGTTAACGATAAAGTCAGTGTGCTCGGGTTTATATTAAGTGTGTTACCAGATGAAATTAAGTTTGAGGTGTGGTAG
- a CDS encoding TolC family protein: MRNYKKVACYKFVLTCCGCVLLWGCKSLNKEPQLSSDVNNKPAAEMVAESAEEKPQQTETVESEIAETKAPETQETENLAIELSEPEEAVSEPVLLTPKDGYLLNFDDVFELALSSSKEYHALGKEVDSKTILKDKEEKYYYPTATMNSETTKYYGSPTPDATETQKFILKLNSKLYGSAVKDKIAASQQSLDAGNISLEAQEISIYYTVLKYLTKVELTRQYEKTAEEFRKEIEIYYLKQVNSTNEGVSTQTDAMEAKLSVAEFDDSVYSVVSNIEQYFKKLSEETGIDLGTDENISMDKIGVNYQRLEPYLAMDVPEITPKELIATNSELRKIQKNLKSSLYNAQATRERFTVELTSENYLMTNGDTNSHSWGDTDESYIQLNLELDLFNQGTQADQDSAYKMYEAEKLRFDKQYKQYMDQFRTNLTNYNQQQIKRQKTADQVDILAGLIENQKEEIYTDQVTYKDIVDSIKKLNNAKQTLLEIDLNLFDTLYELETLKSQKLL, from the coding sequence ATGAGAAATTATAAGAAAGTGGCATGTTATAAATTTGTGCTAACTTGTTGCGGTTGTGTTTTATTGTGGGGATGTAAATCTCTGAATAAAGAACCTCAGCTTTCTTCTGACGTAAATAATAAACCGGCAGCAGAAATGGTTGCAGAATCTGCTGAGGAAAAACCTCAACAAACTGAAACCGTTGAATCAGAAATTGCAGAAACCAAAGCACCGGAAACTCAGGAAACCGAAAATTTAGCCATTGAGCTCAGCGAGCCGGAAGAGGCCGTTTCTGAGCCGGTTTTATTGACGCCAAAAGACGGCTACCTGCTTAATTTTGATGATGTTTTTGAACTGGCCCTAAGCAGCTCAAAGGAATATCACGCACTTGGTAAAGAAGTAGACTCAAAGACCATTCTAAAAGACAAAGAAGAGAAGTATTACTACCCGACGGCGACAATGAACTCTGAGACCACAAAATATTACGGCAGCCCGACACCGGATGCCACAGAAACTCAGAAGTTCATACTCAAGCTGAATTCAAAACTTTATGGCAGTGCAGTAAAAGATAAAATTGCCGCCAGTCAACAGTCACTGGATGCAGGAAATATCAGCTTAGAAGCTCAGGAAATATCCATTTATTACACCGTTTTAAAATATTTAACCAAAGTAGAACTGACACGGCAATATGAAAAAACAGCGGAAGAGTTCCGTAAAGAAATAGAGATCTATTACCTGAAGCAGGTGAATTCCACAAACGAGGGTGTTTCCACCCAGACCGATGCAATGGAAGCTAAGCTTTCCGTAGCGGAGTTTGATGACTCTGTATACTCGGTAGTTTCAAATATTGAGCAGTACTTTAAAAAGCTGAGTGAAGAGACGGGGATCGATCTGGGGACGGATGAAAATATCTCCATGGATAAAATTGGTGTCAACTACCAACGCCTTGAGCCATATCTGGCGATGGACGTTCCGGAAATAACGCCAAAAGAGCTGATAGCCACTAACTCTGAGCTAAGAAAGATTCAGAAAAACCTGAAATCCTCACTCTATAACGCTCAGGCTACCCGTGAACGTTTTACCGTTGAACTGACCTCTGAAAACTACCTGATGACCAATGGCGACACCAATAGCCACTCCTGGGGCGATACTGATGAGTCTTATATTCAGCTGAACCTGGAGCTGGATCTGTTTAACCAGGGTACCCAGGCAGATCAGGACTCGGCTTATAAAATGTATGAGGCGGAAAAGCTAAGATTTGATAAGCAGTATAAGCAATATATGGATCAGTTCAGAACGAATCTGACCAACTACAACCAGCAGCAGATTAAACGCCAGAAAACAGCGGATCAGGTCGATATCCTGGCCGGACTGATTGAGAACCAGAAAGAAGAGATATACACGGACCAGGTAACCTACAAGGATATCGTAGACAGTATTAAAAAGTTGAACAACGCTAAACAAACTCTGCTTGAAATTGATTTAAACTTGTTCGATACCCTGTACGAATTAGAAACCCTGAAATCACAGAAGTTACTGTGA